One window of Hypanus sabinus isolate sHypSab1 chromosome 18, sHypSab1.hap1, whole genome shotgun sequence genomic DNA carries:
- the LOC132377472 gene encoding oocyte zinc finger protein XlCOF19-like translates to MPFTCSDCGKRFTQSSHLQRHQSVHTGERPFSCSDCGKGFTLSSQLLRHQSLHTGERPFTCSDCGKRFSCSSHLKVHQRVHTGERPFTCSDCGKEFTQSSHLRRHQRLHTGEKPFTCSDCGKGFTCSSHLKVHQRVHTGEKPFTCSECGKGFTGSSQLQRHHQVHTVEKRFTCSDCGKGFTHSSQLKAHQPVHTG, encoded by the exons atgccatttacctgctcagactgtggaaagcgattcactcagtcatctcacctacagagacaccagtcagttcacactggggagaggccgttcagctgttcagactgtgggaagggattcactttgtcatctcagctactgagacaccagtcacttcacactggagagaggcc attcacctgctcggactgtgggaagcgattcagttgctcatcccatctgaaggtacatcagcgagttcacactggggagagaccattcacctgctcggactgtgggaaggaattcactcagtcatcccacctacggagacaccagcgacttcacactggggagaagccgttcacctgctcggactgtgggaagggattcacttgctcatcccatctgaaggtacatcagagagttcacactggggagaagccattcacctgctcagagtgcggCAAAGGATTCACTGgatcatcccaactacagagacaccatcaagttcacactgtggagaagcggttcacctgctcagactgcgggaagggattcactcactcatctcaactgaaggcacaccagccagttcacactgggtag